The Coffea arabica cultivar ET-39 chromosome 1e, Coffea Arabica ET-39 HiFi, whole genome shotgun sequence genome has a window encoding:
- the LOC113716409 gene encoding TOM1-like protein 2 has product MDKLDKLKMASSSFGERLKTGGAQMSRIVSSKMKEILQAPTPESKMVDEATLETMEEPNWGLNLRICALINSEEFNGTEVVKAIKKKLLGKSPVSQRLSLDLLETCTSNCDKVFSEVASEKVLDDMMKLIDDPKTDHENRVKAMQLIRAWGESEDLMYLPVFHQTYLSLKTRTLPSGLPDGNMPRMQYPLETYMDQDPLSPPESYPMPDAGLHHSENATYNGYAGKSVEEKRESLAVTRNTLDLFSSILNSEDDQKPAKNELTDSMLENCKQSLPVIQGIVESTVDDEGLLFEALSIHDELQQIISRYQQMEDPLVPGGTEPKHGGAGGREPDASGIKEGSSLVQVQNQSETERTEVSKVESGSDNLRSVLLESGGVEGGAKERLDAH; this is encoded by the exons ATGGACAAGTTGGATAAACTGAAAATGGCTTCATCCTCGTTCGGCGAGAGATTAAAAACTGGCGGAGCCCAAATGAGCCGAATCGTAAGCTCAAAGATGAAGGAAATTCTCCAAGCCCCAACTCCCGAATCTAAGATGGTAGACGAGGCTACCTTGGAGACAATGGAAGAACCCAACTGGGGTCTCAATCTTCGCATTTGCGCCTTGATTAACAGCGAGGAGTTTAACGGGACGGAGGTCGTTAAGGCAATCAAGAAGAAGTTGTTGGGAAAGAGTCCCGTCAGCCAGCGTTTGAGCCTCGATTTGTTGGAGACCTGTACTTCAAATTGCGACAAGGTGTTCTCCGAGGTTGCCTCCGAGAAGGTGCTGGATGATATGATGAAACTGATTGATGATCCCAAAACGGACCACGAGAACCGCGTCAAGGCGATGCAGCTGATTAGAGCTTGGGGCGAGTCTGAGGATCTCATGTACTTACCCGTCTTTCATCAAACTTACTTG AGCTTGAAGACAAGAACTCTCCCTTCTGGATTGCCTGATGGTAACATGCCTCGCATGCAGTACCCACTGGAGACATATATGGATCAAGACCCGCTGTCACCCCCTGAAAGTTACCCTATGCCGGACGCGGGCTTGCACCATTCAGAGAATGCTACATATAATGGTTATGCTGGCAAATCAgttgaagaaaagagagagtcTCTGGCGGTGACTCGTAATACCCTCGACCTTTTCTCCAGCATATTGAACTCTGAGGACGATCAAAAACCAGCTAAG AATGAACTGACAGACAGCATGTTGGAAAATTGCAAGCAATCTCTGCCCGTCATTCAGGGAATCGTAGAAagcaccgtcgatgatgagggTTTGCTATTTGAGGCTCTAAGTATCCACGACGAGCTTCAACAAATTATTTCTAGATATCAGCAAATGGAAGATCCCCTCGTGCCTGGTGGAACTGAGCCAAAACATGGTGGTGCTGGAGGACGCGAGCCAGATGCGTCTGGTATTAAAGAAGGCAGTTCCTTAGTGCAGGTTCAAAATCAAAGTGAAACTGAAAGAACGGAAGTTTCAAAAGTCGAGTCCGGGAGTGACAATCTGAGGAGCGTTCTTCTCGAGAGCGGTGGTGTCGAAGGTGGAGCAAAAGAGAGACTGGACGCACATTGA